The DNA region CTGGCCAGCCCGGCGCTGCCCCAGATCACCTTGGCGCGGATGCTCACCTCCGGTGCCTTCGAGCGGCACCTGCGGCTGGTCCGGCAGCGACACAAGGCCCGGCGCGACGCCCTGCTCGGGGCGCTCGCCGAGCATCGGCCGGCCGTTCGGGTCCGAGGCGTCGCAGCCGGGCTGCACGTACTGGCGACGCTGCCCGAGGGCATCGACGACGCCGCCGTGGCCGAGGCCGCGCTCGAGGCGGGCATCGCGGTCCACCCGCTGTCCCGGCACCGTCAGGGCGAGGGTCCGCCGGGCCTGGTGATCGGCTACGCGGCGACGACTCCGGACCGCCTCCGAGAGGCCGTCAGGCGGCTGGCGCCGCTGATCACCCGGGAGCCGACGTAGCGGACGAGACCTACTTCCCGAACCGCTCCTGGTCGAGCTTGACCGCGGCGTGCTGGTCCGAGCCGATGTTCTCCCGCAGCTCCTTGGCGGACTCCCGGATAGCGTCGGAGATGATCTCGTGGACCCGCGGGTCGGCCAGGCCCTCGTCGACCAGGCGCAGCACGGTGTCGGCGACGAGACGGACGACGTCGTCGTGGAAGGGGAGGTAGCGCAGCTTCCCGGTCGTCTGGTCCTGGCGGATCAGGTCGATGATGAGCGTGTCGATCTCGGCGCGGTTCTCCTCGATCGCGCTGGAGATGTGCCGGGTGTAGTTGCCGGTCTGGATCACCGCGATCACCTCGTCGAGCACCGCGACCGTGATCGGCTTGCGGATCGCGTTGACGATCGCGCCGGAGAACCTCCCCACCACGTACGCCGAGACCCGGTCGCCGAAGGCACGGTCGGCCGCGCGCATCAGCCTGAGCAGGATGAGCACGATCCGCAGCAGCCGGAAGCCACGGAAGGCCGGGCTGGCGGCGAGCCCGAGCGGGATCATGCCGAGCAGCTCGTACCAGTAGAGCAGCGGGAACTTCCAGCCGAGCCCCGAGCGGACCCAGCGGACGACGAACTCGACCGCGAAGATGCCGCAGACGACGTAGTCGGCGATGACGACCCGGTCGTACCAGACCTGGGAGACGTCCCAGAACGACACCCACACCACGGCCGCCACCGAGACGACGGCGAGCGCCAGCATCAGCCAGTCGACGACGGTGACCGGCGGTCCGGCGGCGGTGCCGGGCTCGCGGTCGTCGTGCGCGGGCTGGGGCGGCGCGGTCGCGATGCCTGGTGAGCTCATGACCGGCACGATAGGAGACGAGCCCACCGATCACGATCACCCACACGCGTCGTTGCCATTGTGTGGCTGCGACGTGAGGTCGGCGGCGCGGTCACTGGGTGCAGGCGACCTTGCCGTCCGGGACCGTGCGGAACGACATCACCCTGCCCAGGAACGGGGTGTAGGAGAAGCGGGGTTGATAGCCGGTGAACTCGCCATCGACCTTCTCGATGCGACGGATCTGCCCGTAGCAGCGGCACACCACGGAGATGTCGTCCGTCGCGCTCAGAGCCCGCTCGAACTCGAACCGGGTCAACGAGTGCCCCACGGCGGCGACCTCGGCGAGCTCGGGGTCATCGGTCTCGATGATCTCGACCAGGTCGCCCTGATAGTCGCCGATCTGGAGGGTCGGGCTGATGAACCAGTGGTTCGTCCGGCCGTCCTCGGTCCAGAGGTTGCTGAACATCGTGAACGACGTCTGCGTCTTGAACCCGAGGTAGGGGAGGCTGCCGTTCACCAGGACGAGCAGAGTCACGACCCACAGCACGCGCGACCCGGTGAACAGCGGGTCGGAGACGGCTATGGCGCGCGGACCCTCGCGGCGTACCACCACGAGCATGGACCGGAAGTAGACGACGACGAGAACCACGAGGCCGAGGAACCACAGACCCACCCGCGCGTAGGTGAAGGCGTCGTCGGACCCGACGGCCCTGGACGCGAGCGTCACGGCGACCACCAGCAGACCCACCGCCGCCGCGCCGCTCGCGACGGTCGCGATCAGGTGGTGCCGCAGCCGGCGAAGGCTGCTGCCGATCAGGTCGCCGGCCGCGGTGGCGACCTCGGGGCTGAGGAACAGGACGTACATCGCGATCGCGATGTAGCTGAACGCCTGGATCGCCGCGATCGGGACCATCGCGAGGGAGAGGTGGAACAGCAGCCCGGTCGGAATCGCGAGGAACCGCGTCCTGCGGAAGGCGAGCAGCAGCCCCAGGCCGATCTCGGTGACCAGGGCGGCGGCCGCCGCCGGAGTCGCGAGCCCTGCCACGACCGCGCTGCCCTGCTCGGCATGGAGGGCGGTGCCGAGCAGGGTGGCTGCGCAACCCACCATCGGGTCGAAGAAGTCGGTGTTGGCCTTCGCGATCCCCGACCACACGTACACGACGACCAAGGCACCGCGGGCCGGGCCCGCGAAGGCCTCGTACGCCGCCGACCGGGTGTCGGCTCGACCGCGTCTGCGCCGCAGCCACGCGATGGCCAGCGCACCGAGCAGGATCAGGTTGATGCAGTCCTCGAGCAGATGATGATTGACCTGGTAGGGCAGGTGTGCCCAGGAATAGGCCAGGTTGAGCACGAGCATCGTCGCGAGCGCCGGGGTGCGGTGGGGAAGGACGATCGTCGCGAGCGTTGCCACCAGGAGCAAACCGAACAGGGCGTCGTGGGGGAAGTACTCATAGGTGAGGAGCTGGATCAGACCCTGTCCCGCCCAGAGCATGGTGAACAGGCTGAGCCGGTCGAAGCTCAGCCCTTGGGTCCGTACGTCGGCCACGGCGAACGTGGACCGGCTGAGCCTGGTCATGGCGGCATTATGATCGGGATTTTCGTCGGCGTGTCGTCATCGCGTCGTTTGACGTCTGCTCCAGGCCGGTGCGGCAGAATGGGACCGTGCCCCTCTACCGCGACGAGGCCATCGTGCTTCGCACCCACAAGCTCGGTGAGGCCGACCGGATCATCACCATGCTCACCCGCCATCACGGACGGGTGCGTGCGGTGGCGAAGGGCGTGCGGCGCACCACCTCGCGGTGGGGTTCGCGGCTGGAGCCGTTCACCCACGTCGACCTGCAGTTCGCCGAGGGGCGCAACCTCGACACGATCACCCAGGCCGAGACGCTGACCCTGTTCCACGCGGGCATCGGGCTCGACTACGACCGCTACACCGCCGGCACCGCGATGCTCGAGACGGCCGACCGGCTGGTGCACGAGGAGGGCGAGCCGGCGCCGCAGCAGTACCTGCTGCTCGTGGGCGGGCTGCGGGTGCTCGCCCAGGGCGACCGGCTTCCCCGGCACGTGCTCGACTCCTACCTGCTCCGATCCCTGGCCGTGGCCGGCTACGCGCCGAGCTTCGAGGCCTGCGCGCGCTGCGGGCTGGAGGGTCCGCACCGGTGGTTCAACGTCTCCATGGGTGGCGCGCTGTGCACGACCTGCCGGGTGCCCGGCTCGGCGACGCCCTCGCCGGAGACGCTGACCCACCTCGGTGCGCTGCTCTCAGGTGACTGGGATACCGTCGGCCGCGCCGAGGACCGGACCAGCAGGCAGGCGAGCGGGTTGGTCGCTGCGTACCTCTCCTGGCATCTGGACCGCAACCTGCGCTCGCTCGAATACGTCGAGAGCTGAGGACACGATGGGCCACTCGCACGGCCACTCGCACGGCGGGCACGACGCCGAGGTGGAGGTCGAGGCGCTGCCGCGGATGGTGCTGACGGTCTCGCTGGTGCTCGTCGCCGTCCTCACTGTCGTCGGGGTCGCGGTCTGGTGGCCCGACAGCGCCGCCGTCGACAAGCTCCAGGGGTCCCAGGAGTTCATCGCCGACGGCGTCGTCTTCGAGACGGCCGAGGTGACCTCGGTCGCCGAGCCGTGCACCGCCGAGGGCACGCCCGAGGGCTGCAACAAGGCCTCCGTGAAGCTCACCAGCGGACCCGACTCCGGCACCGAGCTGGCGGTCGAGATCTCGACCCCGATGGCCCGCTCCGGGCTGGAGGCCGGTGACGAGGTGGAGCTCTCCCGCACCGAGAAGGAGGGGGAGGCGACGTACGCCTTCTTCGACGTCAAGCGCGGGCCGCCGCTGCTCCTGCTCGTCGGTCTCTTCGTGGTCTGCGTCGTCGCCGTCGCGCGGCTGCGCGGGCTGATGGCCGTCCTGGGCCTCGGCTTCGCGGGGGCGGTGGTGTGGCTGTTCCTGCTGCCCGCGCTCCTCTCCGGCGAGCCCGCGGCCTGGGTCGCGCTGGTCTCCTCGGTGCTGATCCTCTACGTCGTGCTCTACACCACCCACGGGCTCTCGGTGCGTACGTCGGTGGCGCTCGCCGGCACGCTCGCCGGCGTCGCGGTGACCGCGCTGATCGGCACCCTCGCGATCGGCGGGAGCCGGCTCAGCGGGCTGGGCTCGGAGAGCGGTCAGACGCTCTCCTCGCTCGACGCCGCGCTCGACCTGCAGAGCCTCCTGGTCGCCGCGGTGATCATCGCCGGCCTCGGTGCGCTCAACGACGTCACCATCACCCAGGCGTCCGCGGTGTGGGAGCTGCGTGCCGCCGGACCGTCCACCTCGCGCTGGGACATCTTCCGCGGTGCGATGCGGATCGGCCGCGACCACGTCGCCTCGACGATCTACACGATCGTGTTCGCCTACGTCGGCACCGCGCTGACCCTGCTGCTGGTGATCCAGCTCTACGACCGCACGTTCTTCTCGCTGCTGACCACCGAGCAGATGGCCGGCGAGATCGTCTCCACGATGGCCGCGGGCATCGGCGTGGTGCTCGCCATGCCGATCACCACGATCATCGGCGCGCTGGCCGTCCCCGGCCCGGCCGGGAACCCTGCGGAGATGGAGTACGACGCGCCCCGGCGCCCGATGGTCCCGCCCAGGCCGCCGCAGCAGCCCAGGCCGCCTCAGCAGCCCAGGCCGCAGCCGCCCGCCGGCTATCCGCCGACTAGGGTGGGGCCTCGTGAGCAAGCCGGTCCGTACCCCAACACCCCACCCGTCCGGGGCTACCCCGCCCCCGGTCCCCAAGGACCTCGTCCCGGAGCACGTGGCGATCATCATGGACGGCAACGGCCGATGGGCCAAGGAGCGTGGCCTCCCCCGGACCAGGGGCCACGAAGAGGGTGAGTCCTCGCTCTTCGACGTCGTCGAAGGGGCCATCGAGATCGGCGTGAAGGCCATCTCCGCCTACGCGTTCTCGACCGAGAACTGGTCGCGCTCGCCCGACGAGGTGAAGTTCCTGATGGGCTTCAACCGCGACGTCATCCGCCGCCGCCGCGACGAGATGAACGAGCTCGGCGTCCGGGTTCGCTGGGCCGGCCGCGCCCCCCGGCTGTGGAAGTCGGTCATCAACGAGCTCAAGGTCGCCGAGGAGATGACGCGCCACAACACGGTGTGCACCCTGACGATGTGCGTCAACTACGGCGGCCGCGCCGAGCTCACCGACGCGATGCGCCGGATGGGGGAGGACGTCGCCGCCGGCCGCCTGCGTGCGGACAAGATCACCGAGAAGACGATCGAGAAGTACCTCTACGTCCCCGAGCTCGCCAACGCCGACCTCATCTGGCGCACCTCCGGTGAGCAGCGGCTGTCCAACTACATGCTCTGGCAGGCCGCCTACTCCGAGTTCGTCTTCACCGACGTGCTCTGGCCCGACGTCGACCGCCGCCACCTGTGGCATGCCATCGAGACGTACGCCTCCCGGGACCGCCGCTACGGCGGTGCCCTTCCCAACCCGGTGGGCTGACGCCGCGGTCTAGCGGCAGTCGGTGCAGGTGCCGAAGATCTCCAGGGTATGGGAGACGTCGGTGAAGCCGTTCTCCTCGGCCATGGTCTTGGTCCAGCGCTCGACGGCGGGGCCCTCGACCTCGACGGTGCGGCCGCAGCCGCGGCAGACCAGGTGATGGTGGTGGGTGTCGGAGCAGCGGCGGTAGATGGTCTCGCCGTCCTCGGAGCGCATCGCGTCGACGGCGCCGGCCTCGGCCAGCGCGGTCAGGGTGCGGTAGACGGTGGCGAGGCCGACGGCGCCGTCGAGACGGGAGTGGATCTCCTGGGCGGAGTGGAAGCCGTCGTACGTCCGTAGCGCCTCGGCCACCGCGAGCCGCTGCTTCGTGGGCCGCAGCGCGCTCTGGGAATCGGCCGCCAACGGGTCAGTGCTCGTCATAGTGCTCTCCCTCCGCGCCGACGTGCGCCGCGTGCCGGTGCCCGTCGTGGATGTAGTCGACGTGGTCGCCGTGCTCGACCGCCACGTGGCCGCACTTCTCGCCGTGATGGTGCGGGTGGGCCTCGTCGACCGGCTTCTCCTCGGGCGAGGTGTCGGGGAACGGGGCCACGAGCGCCCGGTGGCGACGCAGCCAGGCGCCGACGGGCCAGACCAGGAAGAACCCGGCCAGCGCGACCAGCACGATGCTGGGACCGGGCTGGACGTTGGCGCCGGTGCGCGAGAGCGCGGCCGCCAGCACCAGGCCGCCGACCGAGGCGGCCAGCCCGGCACCCATCGCGCCGAGCAGCGTCATCCGGAACGACCGGGTCAACTGCTGCACGATCGCGACCGGCACGACCATGAGCGCGGAGACGAGCAGCAGGCCGACGGTGCGCATCGCGATCACCACGCTCAGGGCGGCGAGCACGGCGACCAGGATCGAGTAGAACCGCACCGGCAGTCCGGCGACCTTGGCGTAGTCGGCGTCCTGGGAGACCGCGAAAAGCTGCGGCGAGAGGCCGACGCAGATCACGATCAGCACGACGGCGAGCGCCATCGTCACGAGCAGGTCGTCGACCGAGATCGTCAGGATCGAGCCGAAGAGGAACTCCTGGAGCCGGGAGGCGCCGGTGCCGGCCAGTCCGGTGACGAAGACGCCGCCGGCGAGCCCGCCGTAGAAGAGCATCGCCAGGGCGACGTCACCCTCGGCGTGGCCGCGCTCGCGTACGACCTCGATGACCACGGCCCCGGCGATGGCGACGACCACCGCGGTCCAGGTCGGTGACGTCTGGGTCCACAGGCCGATCGCGACACCGGTGACGGCGACGTGACCGATGCCGTCGCCCATCAGCGCGAGACGTCGCTGCACGATGTAGGTGCCGACCGCGGGAGCCGCGATCCCGACGAGGAACGCCGCGATCAGCGCCCGCTGCATGAACGGGACCGAGAAGAGCTCGAGAAGAGTCATGGCCTAGAGCTCCTTCAGCGGGGTCGGGACGGCGGCGTTGGGCTTGGGAGCCGAGGCGTCGTCGCAGTGGACGTGGCCGGCGTCGAAGCCCTGGGCGTGCACGTCGGCGTCGGAGAGGGGAGGGCCGTCGTAGGCCTTGCGCCCGTCACGCATGACGACGGCGCGGTCGACCAGCGGCGCCAGCGGCCCGAGCTCGTGGGCGACCAGCACGATCGTGGCGCCGTCGGCCTTGAGCCGGCCGAGCGCCCCGGCCAGGGCGTGCTGGTTGGGCAGGTCGACCCCGGCGGTGGGCTCGTCGAGCAGGAGCAGCTCGGGGCGACCGGCGAGCGCCCGCGCGATCAGCACCCGCTGGTGCTGACCTCCGGAGAGCTGGGCGACCCCGCGGTGGGCGTACGCATCCATCCCGACCACCTCGAGGGCGGCCCGGATCGCGGCCCGGTCGGCGCTGCGCAGCGGCCGCAGCAGCTTGCGATGGGTGAGCCGGCCGGAGGCGACGACCTCCCACACCGAGGCCGGTACGCCGCCGGTGGCCGTGCTCCGCTGCGGCACGTAGCCGACCCGTGACCAGTCGTGGAAGCCGGCCAGGGCGCGGCCGAAGAGCTCCAGGCGACCGGCCGAGAGCGGGTTGAGGCCGACCAGGGTGCGTACGAGCGTGGACTTGCCGGAGCCGTTGGCCCCCATCAGCGCGACGAACTCACCGCGCTTGACGGTGAGGTCCACCTCGCGCAGGACGGGGCGTCCGGACAGCGCGACATCCCCGCGCAGGAGCTGCACGGGGACATCGGCGGGGACGGTGCTGTTTCCGGAGCCGTTCCCGGGCTTGGTCACTGACAACCGTTGGCCGCCTTCAGGGCGTCGAGGTTCTGGCGCATGAGGGAAAGGTAGTCCTCTCCCTCGGTGTCTGCCGAGAGGCCCTCGATCGGGTCGAGCACGGCGGTCTTCAGACCGAGGTCGTCGGCGAGGGTGTCGGCGAGCGCCGTGCTGACCAGGCGCTCGGAGAAGATCGTGGTGACGCCGTGCTCCTTGGCGTGCTCGCCGATCTCGGCGAGCTGGGCCGGGTTGGGCTCGGCGTCGGGGGTCAGGCCGGCGATCGGCTCGAACTCCAGACCGTACTTGTCCAGGTAGCCGAAGGCGTCGTGGGAGACGACGACGTCCTTGATCCTGCACTGCGCCAGGCCGGTCTTGAACTCCTCGTCGACCGCGGTCAGGTCCTCGGTCAGGTCCTTCGCGTTAGCCGCGTAGGTCTCGGCGTTGTCGGGGTCGGCCTTCGCCAGCGCGGCGCTGACGGCCTCGGCGTAGTCGGCCATGAGCGCCGGGTCGTGCCAGAAGTGGGGGTCGAGCTCGCCGTGGTCGTGGGCGTCCTCGCTCTCCTCGGCGTGAGCGTCCTCGCTCTCCTCGGTGTGGGCTTCCTCCTCCTCGTGGCCGTGCTCGTCCTCGCCGCCCTCGGCGGGGCGGAGCTCGACGGTCTTCTCGACGTCGACCACGGTGCCCTTGACGTCCTGCTCGATCGCGTCGTCGACGGCGGGCTGGAAGCCGTGCTCGGTGAGGATCACGTCGGCACTCTGCAGCGCGGCGGTCTGGTTGATGCTCAGCTCGAGGTCGTGGGGCTCGACGCCCGGCTTGGTGAGGCCGGTGACGTCGACGAGGTCACCCCCGACCCGCTCCGCGACGAACTGCAGCGGGTAGAACGCGGCCGCGACCTCGACCTTCCCCGAGTCGGAGCCGGCGGAACCGGAGTCGTCGGAGAGGGCGGCACAGCCGGAGGTGAGCAGGAGCGCGCCGGCAGCAAGGAGCCCGGCGGAGCGGATAGTGGGGGCCATGAGAACCATTCTCAGGTCAGTTGAGAATGGTTGTCAATTCCTTCCGGGATGCCGAAGAGCAGGGGTACGCCGGTCACGCGGGGGAGGTCGATGCGGTTGCACCGCTCGGCCAGGCCCGGATCGCCGGGCCAGGAGCCGATGATCAGCCCGTCGGGCTCGTGGCCGCGGGCGCGGAGCGCGGCCACGGTCAGCTCGGTGTGGTTGAGGGTGCCCAGCCCGGCGGCGGTGACAACCACGAACGACGTCGGTGTGCCGCCGACGAGGAGCGCGTCGGCCAGGTCCAGGAGCGTGCCGCCGTCGGTGTCCAGGCGCACCAACAGGCCACCGGCGCCCTCGACGAGGACGAGATCGTTGTCCCTGGTCAGGGCCGAGATCGTCGGAGCGTACGCAACGACCGGCGGGATCTCCACCCCGGCCCGCCGGGCCGCGGTGTCGGGCGCGAGCGGCTCCCCGAGCCTGGTCAGCTCGTGGACCTCGATCCCGGTCAGCCGCTGGATCTCGGCCGCGTCGCAGTCGCCGTCGTCGGTGCCGGTCTGGACCGGCTTGACGACCGTGACCTTCTCGCCGTTCGTGCGCGCCCGGGAGGCCAGCGTCGCGGTCGCGACGGTCTTGCCGACGCCGGTGCTGGTGCCGGTGACGATCACCACCCGTCCCCTCGGTGCGTTCATCGCGCCTCACCCACGACCGTGTCGATGGCCTTGACCGCCCGGTCCCAGTCCTCGTCGGTGACCCCCGCACCGGCGGTGACCCGGAGCCGGGAGACTCCGTCGGGGACCGACGGCGGACGGAAGCAGCCGACACGTACGCCCTCGGTGAGCAGGTCCGCCTGCGCGGCCACCGCCGCCTCGGGCGACGGCATCGGCACCGACAGCACCGCGCCGGCAGGGGACGCGACCCCCAGGGTCCGCGCCAACCCGGTGACACGGGCGCGGATGGTCCCGGCCAGATCCGGGCGCGACCGCGCCACCCGCGCCGCGGCCAGCGCCGCGGCCGCGGAGGCGGGAGCCAGGCCGGTGTCGAAGATGAACGGCCGGGCGGTGTTGACCAGATGGTCGAGGACCGCCCGCGGGCCCAGTACCGCCCCGCCCTGGCTGCCCAGGCTCTTGGAGAGCGTCGCGGTGACCAGCACCTCGGGGCGCCCGGCGAGGCCGTGGCGGTGGACGAGGCCGGGCCCGTGCACGCCGACGCCGTGGGCCTCGTCGACGACCAGCAGGGCGTCGTACGCCGCGCACACCTCGGCGAGCTGGACCAGCGGAGCCTCGTCGCCGAGCACCGAGTAGACCGACTCGGCGAGCACGAGGGTGCGGACGCCGGGCCGGGCCGCCAGCGCCGCGTGCACCGCGGCCACGTTGTTGTGCGGCACGACCGTGAGCTGGGCCCGGGAGAGCCGGACGGCATCGATCAGCGAGGCATGGATGTGGGCGTCGGAGATGACGTGGGCGGTCCGGTCGGCGAGGGCGCTGACGACCGAGAGGTTGGCGTGATAGCCGCTCGAGAAGGTCAGTGCCCCCGGCTGGCCCAGCCAGTCGGCGAGCTCGGCCTCGAGCTCGCCGTGCAGCGTCAGGGTGCCCGTGACCAGCCGGGACGCACCCGCGCCACCGCCCCAGAGCATCGCCGCGTCGGCCGCGGCGCAGCGTACCTCGGGGTGGCGGGAGAGACCCAGGTAGTCGTTGCCGGCCAGGTCGACACTCTGCGCATTCGAGGTGGCGTCATGAGGGCCGCGCGGCCGCAGCCGCCGGGTCAGCCCGGCCTCCTCGCGTGCGGTGGCCGCGGTGTCCAGCCAGGTCTGCCAGCTCATCTCAGGCCACCTCCGCGGCGGCCGCGACGGCTCGGCAGATGCGGGCGAGGTCGTCCTCGCCGGTGACGTAGGGCGGCATCGTGTAGAGCAGGTCGCGGAACGGCCGGATCCAGACGCCCTCGCGCAGTGCGGCGTCGGTCGCCTTCGCGACGTCGACCGCGTGGTCGAGCTGGACCACGCCGATGGCGCCGAGGACGCGTACGTCCCTGACGCCCGGCTGCCCGGCGAGCGGGGAGAGGCCCGCCGAGAGTGCGCCGGAGACCCGCGCCACGTCCTGCTGCCAGCCCCGAGCCGCCAGCAGGTCGAGCGAGGCCAGCGCCACCGCGCAGGCGAGCGGGTTGCCCATGAAGGTCGGCCCGTGCATCAGCACGCCCGACTCGCTCCGGGAGATCGCGTGCGCGACCGCGGAGGTGGTCAGCACCGCGGCCAGGGTCATGTAACCCCCGGTGAGCGCCTTGCCGAGGCAGAGGATGTCGGGCGTGACCTGCGAGGACACGAACAGATCCCCGGTGCGGCCGAACCCGGTGGCGATCTCGTCGAAGATCAGCACCAGCCCGTGCTCGTCGGCGATCTCGCGGAGCACGACGAGGCAGCGGTCGTCGTAGACCCACATCCCGCCGGCGCCCTGGAGGCGTGGCTCGAGGATGATCCCGGCCAGCTCGTCGGCGTGGTCGGCTGCCAGGCGGCGTACGCCCTCAGCCCATGCCTCCACGTCGCCACCAGGCGCCGGCGGCCGCTCGGCGAAGACCTGCGGAGCGAGCATCTCGGTGAACATCGAGTGCATCCCGCCGACCGGGTCGCAGGTGCTCATGCAGCCGAAGGTGTCGCCGTGGTAGCCGCCGCGTACGGTCAGCAGCCGGGTACGCTCCGGCCGCCCGCGGCCGCGCTGGGACTGCAGCGCCATCTTGATCGCGACCTCGACGCTCACCGACCCGGAGTCGGCGAGGAAGACGTGCTGCAGCGGCTCGGGGGTGATGGAGACGAGCCGCTGGGCGAGGTCGATCGCGGGGGCGTGGGTCAGGCCGCCGAACATCACGTGCGCCATCCGGCCGGCCTGCTCGGCGAGCGCGGCGTCGAGCTCGGGCACCCGGTAGCCGTGGATCGCCGACCACCACGACGACATCGCGTCGACGACCTCGATCCGCTCGCCGTCGTGGTCGGAGAGGTGGAGGCGTACGCCCTCGGCGCCGGTGACGAGGCGCACCGGCGCCGGGTCGGTCATCGAGGTGTAGGGGTGCCAGAGGTGCTCGCGGTCGAAGGCGAGCAGCTCGGTGCCCCGGTCAAGCGTTGGCAGCGACATCGGTCCCCGCTCCACGACGCCGGATCACCGGGCGCTCCTGCTCGTCGTGACCACCGCAGGCGGTGCCGCAGCCGTCGCCGCAGCTGCTGCCGCAACCACCGGTGACCCGGGCGGGGGCCTTGGCGCGGTGCTCCTCGATCAGCTCGGCGAACCCGCTCTCGTCCATGCCGAGGATGATGAAGCCGTTGTCGCGCAGCATCTCCAGGTCGGCCAGCGCGTCCTGCCCCTCGGAGGTCAGGTAGTCGCCGAGGAAGATCGAGTTGGCGACGTGCAGCGCGGTGGCCTGCAGCGAGCGCAGGTGCATCTCGCGCCCGCCCGCGATCCGGATCTCCTTGTCCGGGCAGACGAACCGCGCCATCGCCAGGATCTTCACGCAGCGCGTGGGGGAGAGCTCCCAGGTGTTCTCGTACGGCGTCCCGTCGAAGGGCATCAGGAAGTTCACCGGGATCGAGTCGGCGTCGAGCTCCTTGAGCGCGAAGAGCGCCTCGACGAGCTGCTCGTCGGTCTCGCCCAGGCCCGCGATCAGGCCGGAGCACGGCGAGAGGCCGGCGTCCTTGGCCTTGCCGATGGTGTCGACGCGGTCCTCGTAGGTGTGGGTCTGGACGATGTTGTCGTGGTTGGACTCGGCGGTGTTGATGTTGTGGTTGTACGCATCCACCCCCGCCGCCTTGAGCCGCTCTGCCTGGCCGCCCTTGAGCAGCCCGAGGCAGGCGCACACCTCGACGCCCTCGTGAGCGTCCTTCAGCGCCGAGGTCATCTCCACGACCTTGTCGATGTCGCGGTCCGAGGGCCCGCGGCCCGAGGAGACCATGCAGACCCTGGTCGCGCCGCCGCGCAGCCCGGCGCCGGCCTGCTCGAGGGTCTCGTCCTTCGACAGCCAGGAGTACTTGAGCACCGGCGCCTGCGACCCGAGCGCCTGGCTGCAGTAGTTGCAGTTCTCCGGGCACAGTCCCGACTTGAGGTTGACCAGGTAGTTCACCTTCACGGTGTTGCCGAAGTGCGCGCGGCGCAGCCGCCCCGCCGCGGCGACGACGCCCATCAGCTCCGTGTCGGAGGTACGCAGCACCGCCAGCGCGTCGTCGGCGGTCGCGGCCCCGCCGGACAGGATCCGGTCGGCTAGCTGGTCGAAGGCTGTCGTCATGCGGGGCGTCTCCTCGGGATGGTTACCTGAACGTCGTTCAGCTGAACGACGTTCAGGTTAGGCGAGGAGGGCCGGCACCGCAACGGTGACGTCCCACCGGCCGGGGCTAGGATCGGCGCGTGCACATCGAGACGATCCCCGGACTGGTCCTGATCGAGCACGAGATCGAGGTGCCGCTCGACCATCGCCGCGGCGGGTCCGAGACGCTGACCCTCTTCGCCCGCGAGGTGCGCCGCCCCGGCGATCGCGACGACCGCGACGCGCTGCTCTTCCTCCAGGGCGGCCCCGGCGGGGAGAGCCCACGCCCGATCGACGTGCCGATGGCGCCGGGTTGGCTGGAGCGCGCGCTCCAGGACTACCGGCTGATCCTCCTCGACCAGCGGGGGACCGGGCGGTCGACGCCGATCACCGCGATGACCGGGATGAGCCCGCAGGAGCAGGCCGACCATCTCGCCCACTTCC from Nocardioides luteus includes:
- the recO gene encoding DNA repair protein RecO, which produces MPLYRDEAIVLRTHKLGEADRIITMLTRHHGRVRAVAKGVRRTTSRWGSRLEPFTHVDLQFAEGRNLDTITQAETLTLFHAGIGLDYDRYTAGTAMLETADRLVHEEGEPAPQQYLLLVGGLRVLAQGDRLPRHVLDSYLLRSLAVAGYAPSFEACARCGLEGPHRWFNVSMGGALCTTCRVPGSATPSPETLTHLGALLSGDWDTVGRAEDRTSRQASGLVAAYLSWHLDRNLRSLEYVES
- a CDS encoding ion transporter, with the translated sequence MSSPGIATAPPQPAHDDREPGTAAGPPVTVVDWLMLALAVVSVAAVVWVSFWDVSQVWYDRVVIADYVVCGIFAVEFVVRWVRSGLGWKFPLLYWYELLGMIPLGLAASPAFRGFRLLRIVLILLRLMRAADRAFGDRVSAYVVGRFSGAIVNAIRKPITVAVLDEVIAVIQTGNYTRHISSAIEENRAEIDTLIIDLIRQDQTTGKLRYLPFHDDVVRLVADTVLRLVDEGLADPRVHEIISDAIRESAKELRENIGSDQHAAVKLDQERFGK
- a CDS encoding Fur family transcriptional regulator, producing the protein MTSTDPLAADSQSALRPTKQRLAVAEALRTYDGFHSAQEIHSRLDGAVGLATVYRTLTALAEAGAVDAMRSEDGETIYRRCSDTHHHHLVCRGCGRTVEVEGPAVERWTKTMAEENGFTDVSHTLEIFGTCTDCR
- a CDS encoding HTTM domain-containing protein; protein product: MTRLSRSTFAVADVRTQGLSFDRLSLFTMLWAGQGLIQLLTYEYFPHDALFGLLLVATLATIVLPHRTPALATMLVLNLAYSWAHLPYQVNHHLLEDCINLILLGALAIAWLRRRRGRADTRSAAYEAFAGPARGALVVVYVWSGIAKANTDFFDPMVGCAATLLGTALHAEQGSAVVAGLATPAAAAALVTEIGLGLLLAFRRTRFLAIPTGLLFHLSLAMVPIAAIQAFSYIAIAMYVLFLSPEVATAAGDLIGSSLRRLRHHLIATVASGAAAVGLLVVAVTLASRAVGSDDAFTYARVGLWFLGLVVLVVVYFRSMLVVVRREGPRAIAVSDPLFTGSRVLWVVTLLVLVNGSLPYLGFKTQTSFTMFSNLWTEDGRTNHWFISPTLQIGDYQGDLVEIIETDDPELAEVAAVGHSLTRFEFERALSATDDISVVCRCYGQIRRIEKVDGEFTGYQPRFSYTPFLGRVMSFRTVPDGKVACTQ
- a CDS encoding isoprenyl transferase — protein: MSKPVRTPTPHPSGATPPPVPKDLVPEHVAIIMDGNGRWAKERGLPRTRGHEEGESSLFDVVEGAIEIGVKAISAYAFSTENWSRSPDEVKFLMGFNRDVIRRRRDEMNELGVRVRWAGRAPRLWKSVINELKVAEEMTRHNTVCTLTMCVNYGGRAELTDAMRRMGEDVAAGRLRADKITEKTIEKYLYVPELANADLIWRTSGEQRLSNYMLWQAAYSEFVFTDVLWPDVDRRHLWHAIETYASRDRRYGGALPNPVG
- a CDS encoding metal ABC transporter ATP-binding protein, whose product is MTKPGNGSGNSTVPADVPVQLLRGDVALSGRPVLREVDLTVKRGEFVALMGANGSGKSTLVRTLVGLNPLSAGRLELFGRALAGFHDWSRVGYVPQRSTATGGVPASVWEVVASGRLTHRKLLRPLRSADRAAIRAALEVVGMDAYAHRGVAQLSGGQHQRVLIARALAGRPELLLLDEPTAGVDLPNQHALAGALGRLKADGATIVLVAHELGPLAPLVDRAVVMRDGRKAYDGPPLSDADVHAQGFDAGHVHCDDASAPKPNAAVPTPLKEL
- a CDS encoding metal ABC transporter permease; the protein is MTLLELFSVPFMQRALIAAFLVGIAAPAVGTYIVQRRLALMGDGIGHVAVTGVAIGLWTQTSPTWTAVVVAIAGAVVIEVVRERGHAEGDVALAMLFYGGLAGGVFVTGLAGTGASRLQEFLFGSILTISVDDLLVTMALAVVLIVICVGLSPQLFAVSQDADYAKVAGLPVRFYSILVAVLAALSVVIAMRTVGLLLVSALMVVPVAIVQQLTRSFRMTLLGAMGAGLAASVGGLVLAAALSRTGANVQPGPSIVLVALAGFFLVWPVGAWLRRHRALVAPFPDTSPEEKPVDEAHPHHHGEKCGHVAVEHGDHVDYIHDGHRHAAHVGAEGEHYDEH